In Bacteroidales bacterium, the sequence TAAAGACAATAATTTTCAAAAAAGCCAAAAAGACGATTTAAAAAGCATGGAAACTGGCATCATAGGCTTCAAAGGAAATGTAGTTATTTATTATTCCAATTCTATAAATGACGATTTAGAAAAAATAAAATCTAGCAAAGAACTTTGTAATCAAGAAACTATTGCAAAAATCATAAATAATAAAATTTTTAATAATTATCATCTATTCGACACCCATAAAGTGGCTTATAACCTAACAACACAAACAAATACTTTTAAAGTAGAACCAGAAAAAGAACTTGAAATAAAAAAATACTTTTTAAATCAACTTTTAAGCGTTGGTTTAAGTGAAAACGAATTGCCATTTATTTTGATGCAATACGCAAATCCTGTTATAAATCAAATATCAGCTCAAAAACTATGAATATAAAAATTAGCGAACGCATATTTATTATACTACTTCTAATTAGTGCTTTTATATTGCGTTTTTACAACTTTTCTCATCTTTCTTTTACAATTGAAGAATTAGATTTTTTAATGAAAGTTAATGCAAATAATTTTAGTTCATTAATTAGCGAAGGCAGTAATATTAGCGGACAATCGTTTATTACTCAAATATTTTTGTTTTTTTATTTGAAATTAGTTGGCTTTAGCGAAATATGGATAAAACTACCTTTTATTCTATGTGGTGTTGCTAGTGTTTATCTTGTTTGGCGAATTGGTCGCGAATTATTTACTCCCGCCACAGGAATGCTTTCTGCAACAGCAATGGCTTTTTTACAATGTGGAATATTACACAGCCAGATTGCAAGCCCTTTTGCAATAGGATTGTTGTTTTTTCTAATTATGATTTTAGGATGGTCACGAATTATTTTTCAAAACACAAAACGATTTTCTTACAATACTACTTTATTTGCATTAGGAGCGATTTTGAGCGTATATAATCATTCGTTTTCATTTTTTCTCACGCTAATAACAATAATTTTAGGATTTTTCTTCATTAATAAAAAGATTTTAAAAAAATATATAGTAACTTGCTTAATCGCTATAATACTTATTGTTCCGTACTTTTTCATTGCGTCAAAAGAATTTATTTCCGCATGGACACTTGATTGGCTAACAATTCCCAAATATGATTTCTTTATAAATTACACAAAATACATATTTCATTTTTCAACATTATTAATCATTATTTTCGCATTAATAGTTGTTTTTAGCATAATTAGAAGTGTTATTTTAAAAGACTTTTATTTCAACAAAGCTCTTTTAGCAATATTAATTTTAGGAGTTTTGCCAGTTTTTATTGCAAATATTTACTCTTTAAAAAACACCGAAACTCATGTTTATTCAATTTTGCTGTTTTCGCTACCACTAATTCTATTTGCTACTTTCAGCCAATTCAAAGACGCTGGCATGCGGCTTCCATTAAGACTTTCCTTACTATGGACAATAGCATTAGTTTTCACTTTGGTTTCTCCAAGAGGTCATTACAAATACTTCTACAAATCAATATATGATGAGTCGTTCAAAGAAATAAAAGCATTTACGCAAACTCACAAAGCTAGTTCTACAGCTATTTTATGCGATATTGACGAAACTGTTGCTGATGTTTACACAAAAAAACACAAGCTCAGCGATAGCGTAAAAATTGAATATGTAAATAATTTTTCAAGCATAGCAGACATAAACAGCTACCTCTCAAATTCAAATTTTGAATTCATAATTTTATCAAGAACTATAAATAGTGAGCCGTGGCTATATCCTTTATGCCATTCTTATTTTCAAAAAATTCTTGTAAACAAAAAATACTTCCAAGGCGACATAGCCATTATGAGAAAAGGAAAAGAAAGTAATGTCGATTATATTAATCAATACCAGTGCAATTTTAGCAATGAAAACAAAGGTAACTGGAATTTTGACACTACTCTTATTAAAACAGATCTGTCAACAAACACATTTTTCATAGCTATTGACAGTTTATACAACAAAAATATTTGGACTGAAAATGCCAATGAAATAATATTTTCAAGTGCCAACTTTTTTGACACAAAAGCCTTGGTATTTATTCCTGACAGCAATGCAAAAGGAGCAATTTCAGCATCTCTAAAATCAAAAGAAAAAATGCTGATAAATGAATCTGTGGAAATTAGTAGTTTTACCACAAAAATTGGAGAATGGACACCCGTGTGCTTAAGCATTAGCTTTAACGATATAAAATCATTACCTAAAAATTCAACAATAGAAATAAACATAAGAAATGAAAAAAATATTCCTTTTTATATAAAGGAAATTTCAGCAGGCATGCGACCCGGCAATCCATATATCAAATGGGAAACAAATGGGATTTTGAAAAATTATAACTAAAAATGAAAACACATTCAATAATTCCTATTTTTTTACCGGAGTATGGTTGCCCTAAACAATGCGTATTTTGCAATCAAAAGCATATTAGCGGCACTATAAAAATCCCTGATGCAGACGAAATTAACGAAATAATTGAAACGCATCTAGCAACACTTTTAAATACAAACAGGAAAATAGAATTGGCTTTTTTCGGAGGTTCCTTCACCGCACTAGATATAGACATTCAGGAAAAATATTTAAAAATTGCAGAACCATATTTATTAAATAACAATATTGGCAACATTCGCATTAGCACTAGACCTGACAAAATCAACGATGAAAATCTTTTACTTTTAAAAAAATATGGAGTAAAAATAATAGAGCTTGGCGTTCAATCGCTTAATAAAGAAGTGTTAAAGCTATCAGGCAGAGGATACGAGCCAGAAATAGTTTATGAAGCAGCGGAAAAAATCTTAAAACATAACTTTCATCTTGGCATGCAAATGATGATTGGCTTGCCAGGCGACACTAAAGAAAAATCTGTTTTTACTGCAAAAGAAATTATTCGTTGCGGAGCAAAAAGTTCTCGCATTTACCCATTGCTAGTGATAAAAGACACTCCGCTAGCACAGCAATATGTTGAAAACAAATACAAACCTTTAAGCATAGAAGAAGCTATTGAGCTCTCTGCCGACATTTTGGAGCTTTTCATAAAAGAAAATATTGAAGTTTACAAAATTGGGCTGCATCCTTCAGATTTTTTACACAATGGAACTTTTTTAGCAGGACCTTGGCTGCCTAATTTCAGACAACATGTGCAAGCACGCGTGTGGCTAAGAAAATTTGAAAAAGAAATTGCAAACAATGAAAATATTAAAGGCTTTTTTGTAAATAAATCTGACTTAAACTCCGCAATTGGACCAAACAAAAAGAATATCATTTATTTTAAAAACAAAAATATTCCTATAAAAATTTCCGAAAGTCCTGATGTAAAAAAAGGAGAATACGATGCAGTTTATTATTGATTTTAGAGCTGAAAGTATAAAGAAAAATCTTTGTAAAATCGGAGAAGTTACGGATTTCAACGCTACAAACATTGTTTATCCTGCTATTTCCGGGCATCCTGATATTTTCATGTCAAAAATAAATAACACATGGATTTTAGCTCCCAACACTCCCGCAGCGATTGTTAATCTGCTAAAAAAGCTAAATATAAATTTTGTTTTTGGCAATTTAAAAGTTGAATATAATTATCCAAAAACCGCATTATATAATATTTACAACGATGCTAAAATTGCTATTGTGTCTAAATTTTCAGATGAGAAAATTTTATCAAACATAAATTCAAAACAAATATTAAGTGTTAAGCAAGGTTATATTTCCTGCAATACAGCCCGCATTGGCAATGAATTTATCACTTCCGATTTAGGAATAAAAAAAGCTATAGACAGTATCAATAAAAAAGCTCACTTTGTAAATCCAGATAAAATCGAGCTTGCAGACGTAAAGCATGGTTTTATTGGCGGCACAATTGGACAAAAAGGCGACACAGTATATTTCACCGGCTCCAAAAACAGCTTCTATGCAAAATTGTTATCTAATATTTGTGAAAGTCAAAATAAAAAAATTATTTTCTTAGGAGAAAACGAAGCAATAGACGTTGGTGGCATAATTATTTTATAAACCCATATTCCTCAATTTAATAAAAAACTTCTTTGCTTAATGTATCAAAAGGAATAGTTTTAAAAGTGTCATCTTTTATAGTATATACAGCATCTCTAAATAGTTCTTTTCGCAAAATCAAATCAAAGCCGCCTGCTGTATTGCAAAGAAACGATGTATCAACATTAACGCCAGTTAGTACGCGAGCTTCAGTATAACCTCCATATAACTCATCAATAGGATTATTTTGCAATGAAAACACCATTTTATCGTTTTCATCAAAAGGATTTACATTTTTAAAATGCAGCCTTACAAAAGCTTTAGACATGATTTTAAAATCAAGATTATAAACATCTTTCGAAGAAAAAGAAGAGTTTTCGAATATGGTCATTTCTTCATAATATCCGTTTTTCTCAATTTTAAATCTATAAGAATCATAAGAACTTTCCTTTAATTCAAATCTAAAATTGCCCTGCGAATCTGTAGTTTTTGATTGCAAAGTAGTGTAGTTTGAATTGTAAACCCCATCTATAATGCCATTTGCTTGCAAAAGCACCTTAGCTCCAGAAACTGCATCGCATGTATATTTATCAGCAACATTTCCATTAATTAATATTGTTTTAGGCTCCTTTTTGCATGATACTAACAACAAAATAAATATTAAAAGAACATGTAATTTTCTCATTTTATTTGTTTTTATAGTTTAATTAACAAATTTAAGCATATAATTTTTTTAAAAGAAAAAATGTTATAATTTTACGTACTTTTTAATAAAATTATGAAAACAATATTATTATTTCTTGCATCTCTTCTGCTAATTTTATCATTAAAAGCACAAGAAACTATAAAAATCATGCAATACAATTTGCTAAATTACAATAACTATACTGACGATTGCACACAATCAAACAATAATGTGTCAAATAAAGATGAATATATTAAAACAATATTCAATCATGTGCTTCCTGATATTTTTACGGTATGTGAAATAAACCAGCAGCCATTATCTGTTGATAGACTGCTCAATAATGCAATAAATACTGATGGTCGCACCAACTATGCAAGAGGAAACATAACAAGCTATTCTCCCTATTCTTATTTAATAAATATGGTATATTATAATACCGACAAACTTGTTTTATACAACTACACTGCCCTACCCACAAACATACGAGATATAAATTTTTATATGTTTTATGTTAAAGACCCTAACTTAGCGCAAACAAAAGATACTGTTAAAATAACTTGTATTGTAATGCATTTAAAAGCTGGAAGCTCAGCAGCAAATAAAAACGAAAGAGCTGCTGAAATTAAAATCCTAATGAATTATTTAAACGCTTTTGGGAAAACCAGCAACTATATAGCAATGGGAGACCTAAATACATATTCAGCAAGCGAAGAATGCTACCAATTACTTGTAAATAACGATAATCCAGATATACGATTTTTTGATCCTATAAATAAACCTGGTAGCTGGCAAGACAATTACGGATTTGCGTCATGCCACACTCAATCGACACGCTATGAAAGCAATGGATGTGCGTCTGGTGGCGGGCTTGACGACCGTTTTGACCATATTTTAACATCTTTCGACATTATTTCAGGAGAAAACAATGTAAAATATACAAATGATTCCTACATAGCACTAG encodes:
- a CDS encoding radical SAM protein; its protein translation is MKTHSIIPIFLPEYGCPKQCVFCNQKHISGTIKIPDADEINEIIETHLATLLNTNRKIELAFFGGSFTALDIDIQEKYLKIAEPYLLNNNIGNIRISTRPDKINDENLLLLKKYGVKIIELGVQSLNKEVLKLSGRGYEPEIVYEAAEKILKHNFHLGMQMMIGLPGDTKEKSVFTAKEIIRCGAKSSRIYPLLVIKDTPLAQQYVENKYKPLSIEEAIELSADILELFIKENIEVYKIGLHPSDFLHNGTFLAGPWLPNFRQHVQARVWLRKFEKEIANNENIKGFFVNKSDLNSAIGPNKKNIIYFKNKNIPIKISESPDVKKGEYDAVYY